The following are encoded together in the Glycine soja cultivar W05 chromosome 5, ASM419377v2, whole genome shotgun sequence genome:
- the LOC114413052 gene encoding glucan endo-1,3-beta-glucosidase 13-like, protein MRNKMCLFLFLFFMECYLAMARGIVVQQKSEAAIPVTTLSPPEGNTTFIDGTTWCVALAGVSQADLQNALDWACGLGMADCTAIQQGGRCFEPDTLVSHASFAFNSYYQINGNSDIACNFGGTAALTKHNPSYGKCVYSTSGSLVASAPASLRKHNQNLVWSKLAALLLLSYFWM, encoded by the exons ATGAGAAACAAAATGTGCCTTTTTCTGTTCCTGTTTTTTATGGAATGCTATCTGG CCATGGCAAGAGGAATTGTGGTGCAACAAAAGTCAGAAGCTGCAATCCCAGTGACAACATTGTCACCACCTGAAGGCAACACTACATTCATTGATGGCACAACTTGGTGTGTGGCTCTTGCTGGTGTTTCCCAAGCTGACTTGCAGAATGCTCTTGATTGGGCTTGTGGACTTGGAATGGCAGATTGCACAGCCATCCAACAAGGTGGACGATGTTTTGAACCAGACACACTAGTTTCTCATGCATCCTTTGCTTTCAACAGCTACTATCAGATAAATGGCAATTCTGATATTGCATGCAATTTTGGAGGAACTGCTGCCTTGACAAAGCATAACCCCA GTTATGGAAAATGTGTCTATTCTACATCTGG ATCTTTAGTTGCTTCTGCGCCAGCTTCATTGAGGAAGCATAACCAAAACCTCGTTTGGTCGAAACTTGCTGCCTTGCTACTGCTTTCATACTTTTGGATGTGA
- the LOC114413053 gene encoding cytochrome b561, DM13 and DOMON domain-containing protein At5g54830-like gives MLRRSLIIILHLSLLSFGYADPAPNCTRLSSVVNSESEFEMVQHQLRGSLKIRDDCSFRVSQFDMLPGSDVHWWGAQASDFDNLTAGFIVSNYGLNGTYNNSTFDVHLLSNVSWSMINVLAVWDRATASDFGHVVLRKDAPASPPPPTVFENCKVLSKNFRLRWSLNVSEDSLEIGLEAATGITNYMAFGWANSSAQDSDLMIGADVVVAGFKEDGMPFVDDFFITKYSECVRNSDGVAQGVCPDSFYEGPDGVGLVNNSMLVYGHRKDGVTFVRYRRHLTKVDGKYDHPVNHSANMKVIWALGRIKPPDSINPYYLPQNHGAVNYGHLVLNVSEHVNECTGPLDAEDKEDQGLITADANVPLVVSSAPAMHYPNPPNPEKVLYINKKEAPVLRVERGVPVKFSIQAGHDVALYITSDPLGGNATTRNLTETIYAGGPEAHGVQASPTELVWAPDRNTPDHVYYHSLFDQKMGWKVEVVDGGLSDMYNNSVILDDQQVTFFWTLSKDSISIAARGEKKSGYIAIGFGSGMVNSYVYVGWIDDTGVGHVNTYWIDGKDASSIHGTQENLTHVRCKTENGIITFEFTRPLDPSCRREKRVECKNIVDPTTPLKVVWAMGAKWTDDHLTDRNMHSSTSNRAILVHLMRGSAEAEQDLLPVLAVHGFMMFVAWGILFPGGILAARYLKHLKGDGWYRIHVYLQYSGLVIVLLALLFAVAELRGFYFSSTHVKFGFATILLACIQPANAFLRPPKPANGEQASSKRVIWECFHTIVGRCAIVVGIAALFTGMKHLGDRYDVENVHGLRWAMAIWFLIGALIVIYLEYHERQRIGRQISGRGNWVLGNLEEDDSVDLLRSTRTTADKELQHSARMEVQLEPLNR, from the coding sequence ATGCTTCGCAGATCCCTCATCATCATCCTACACTTGTCGTTGTTGTCGTTCGGATATGCGGATCCCGCTCCCAATTGCACTCGCCTCAGCTCCGTCGTCAATTCGGAGTCGGAGTTCGAAATGGTTCAACACCAACTCCGAGGATCCCTGAAAATCAGGGACGATTGCTCCTTTAGGGTTTCCCAATTCGACATGCTTCCCGGTTCCGACGTCCACTGGTGGGGTGCGCAGGCTTCCGATTTCGATAACCTCACCGCCGGATTCATTGTTTCCAACTACGGATTGAACGGAACCTACAACAACTCCACCTTCGATGTGCATTTGTTGAGCAATGTTTCCTGGAGCATGATCAACGTCCTCGCCGTCTGGGATCGTGCCACCGCCTCCGATTTCGGCCACGTCGTGCTCCGCAAGGACGCCCCGGCGTCGCCTCCTCCTCCGACGGTGTTCGAGAATTGCAAGGTTTTGTCGAAGAATTTCAGGTTGAGGTGGAGTTTGAATGTGTCCGaggattctcttgaaattgGGTTGGAGGCCGCGACTGGGATCACCAATTACATGGCTTTTGGGTGGGCTAATTCCAGTGCTCAAGATTCTGATCTCATGATTGGTGCTGATGTTGTCGTTGCAGGGTTTAAGGAAGATGGTATGccctttgtggatgatttttTCATTACTAAGTATAGTGAGTGTGTGAGAAATAGTGATGGAGTTGCTCAAGGGGTATGTCCTGATTCCTTTTATGAAGGCCCTGATGGGGTGGGTTTAGTCAACAATTCAATGTTGGTTTATGGCCATAGGAAGGATGGGGTGACCTTTGTCAGATACCGCAGGCATTTGACTAAGGTCGATGGAAAGTATGATCATCCCGTGAACCATTCAGCGAATATGAAGGTTATTTGGGCTTTGGGGCGTATCAAGCCTCCTGATTCTATTAATCCTTACTATCTTCCTCAGAATCATGGGGCCGTGAATTATGGCCATTTGGTTTTGAATGTCTCGGAGCATGTGAATGAGTGTACAGGTCCCTTGGATGCTGAAGACAAAGAAGATCAAGGTCTCATCACTGCAGATGCAAATGTTCCCTTGGTGGTTTCTTCTGCTCCGGCAATGCATTACCCCAACCCTCCAAATCCTGAAAAGGTTCTTTATATCAACAAAAAGGAAGCTCCTGTCTTGAGAGTGGAAAGAGGGGTGCCGGTCAAGTTTTCGATCCAAGCCGGGCACGATGTTGCACTTTATATTACTTCGGATCCGCTTGGTGGAAATGCTACCACGAGAAATCTGACTGAGACTATTTATGCTGGAGGTCCAGAGGCCCACGGAGTTCAAGCCAGTCCTACAGAATTAGTTTGGGCTCCTGACAGGAACACTCCTGATCACGTCTACTATCATTCCTTGTTCGACCAGAAGATGGGTTGGAAGGTCGAGGTGGTTGATGGGGGTCTATCGGACATGTATAATAACAGTGTCATTTTGGATGATCAACAGGTTACCTTCTTTTGGACATTGTCAAAGGATTCCATATCTATTGCAGCTCGTGGCGAGAAAAAAAGTGGTTATATTGCCATAGGGTTTGGAAGTGGAATGGTGAACAGCTATGTGTATGTGGGTTGGATTGATGATACTGGTGTGGGACATGTAAACACTTATTGGATTGATGGAAAGGATGCTTCAAGCATACACGGCACGCAGGAAAATTTGACACATGTGAGATGCAAAACAGAAAATGGCATCATTACTTTTGAGTTTACTCGTCCCTTGGACCCGTCTTGTAGGCGGGAAAAGAGGGTAGAATGTAAAAATATCGTTGATCCCACAACTCCTCTCAAAGTTGTTTGGGCAATGGGTGCTAAATGGACTGATGATCATCTTACTGACAGGAATATGCATTCTAGTACAAGTAATAGGGCTATTCTTGTACACCTGATGCGTGGTTCAGCAGAGGCGGAGCAGGATTTACTTCCTGTTTTGGCTGTGCATGGATTTATGATGTTTGTTGCATGGGGTATCCTGTTTCCTGGAGGGATATTGGCAGCCAGGTACTTAAAACATCTCAAGGGCGATGGATGGTACCGGATTCATGTTTACTTGCAATACTCAGGGTTAGTAATTGTTCTGCTTGCCCTTCTTTTTGCTGTGGCTGAGCTTAGGGGATTTTATTTCAGCTCAACTCATGTTAAATTTGGATTTGCTACTATATTGTTGGCTTGCATACAGCCAGCAAATGCTTTCCTAAGGCCTCCAAAACCAGCCAATGGGGAGCAGGCATCCTCCAAGAGGGTTATTTGGGAGTGTTTTCACACAATTGTTGGTAGATGTGCCATTGTTGTTGGCATTGCTGCACTTTTTACTGGGATGAAGCATCTAGGAGACAGATACGATGTGGAAAATGTCCATGGACTCAGATGGGCTATGgcaatttggtttttaattgGTGCATTGATTGTTATTTATTTGGAATACCATGAAAGGCAGCGAATAGGGCGGCAGATATCTGGAAGAGGCAATTGGGTGCTTGGTAATCTTGAGGAAGATGATTCAGTTGATCTCTTGAGGTCAACCAGAACAACTGCAGATAAAGAGTTGCAACACTCTGCGAGAATGGAAGTCCAGTTAGAACCTTTGAACAGATAA